A window of Punica granatum isolate Tunisia-2019 chromosome 8, ASM765513v2, whole genome shotgun sequence genomic DNA:
TTTACTTGAAGCCAAAAGGAAATCCCGGAAAGCATGTCAGCATATAATAATACACAAAGAAGCCATTCTGACCTGTGAGAAAATTTCGCCAAGCAAGAAGTTGCTGAATATGGACAGACTTGATGGAAGGTTCGCATGTTTAGCTGTGAGCTTTATCAGACCAGAGAAGAAGGGATAAATGTTAAATATCATTATCTTGAACTTCGATGACGCTTCACTTTCTAAGTAAGTAAGAAAATAAAGCATCTCGCAAAGCTGTTCCTCAATATTCGTCAGGCAATATTCCTCTGAGGCTCTAAACTATCTATTAGTGTCAATTATCAAAGCCTAAAACAGGGACCGAGAGTTATCGTTCAGAAAGGTTGCAAGAATCATACAGGAGGATTGAGCAGTACTAAATGATTTATCTTCTCAGGATGTTCACTGGCATATTTAACGACAACTGGGGCAAAATATCCCTGTGAAATCAAAGAGAGGTTTAAAGATTTGACTGTGTTATACCATAGGTCATATGTGATTAATGGATCTTGGCAAGAATACAGAAGGAAACGTCACCTGGACAACTAGTGAGACTTTATCAAGAAGGAGGCCGTTAATTAATGACTCAAAGGATGATACATACTCTGCAAGAGAGAGCCGACACGATCGTCAGATATACATTTGCAAGTGTTGGTAGGAAGACTCGAAGAGAATGGAGAAAGTAATACCGCCCAATGTATAGTCAAAGCCGTATCCTGGTTGAGGTTTGTCCGAAAAGCCAAATCCTAAGGAAGATTATAAAGAAAAGGATGTGACAGAGATCTATATCGAACCGAAAGCAATGGCATTAGAAGGTATCAAAATCTCACCTATCCAATCGAAAGCAATGGCATGATACTTCTTAGAGAGAACAGGGAGTACTTTACGATAAGAGTAAGCCTGGTATTAGAGAATAGATCCAATACAATGTTCAATTGACTGCAGCCTTTGTAGAAAAGGATTTTCTTTTACAAAAATGTCGGTTCTGCAATTACGACTAACCTGCGAAGGAAATCCATGAACTAACAGAACTGAAGGATTATCGGCACTTCCACTTTCGACGCAAAACCATCTATTGGACAAAATTATACATATAGAGCATGTTTCAATTGGTAATTCCTGCAAATAATCCAATCTCAATTTCTGAACAGCCTGGATGAATGAACACAAGTAAATGTTGTTGATATCAATACCGAGTGTAAACTCAACCAATATAGCTTATTAGTTTCATATACCTGAAAACATCTGCTGTGGTCTGTGAACCGGTCCCCATTGTAAGTCCAAAAATCGGATCTTTGGCCTTGTCCTTGGAACCGAGAATAGGAAAAGCTTTCACCTACAATTGCCAATATTTGGAAAGAATCAACAATTTAAAGAGAAAGGAGAAACATATATAGATGCAGCCTGTCGAAATGGTGTATTACTACTGACTAGATCCATCAAATACGAACTGCTAAGAGCCCATACCAACATATATTGGCAAACTATTCGCATATCTACTACAAATGACCATACTATGTTCATGAACACAAACAGAGAACCAAAAGATTCACCATCTTTCCTTGCTTGAACCATTCATCAGCTGGGTTCGACTCATCCGAATATTTACCTGCCCAAATAACCCATATGTATAATATCTAGATACTCGCAATTCCCCACCTCgaaaggtgaaaaagaaaaggagaaataaCTAGAAATGATCATATAGATGACACTACCGCCAGTGAACGAGAAGCCGTCTCCAGCAGAAACGGGAGCATCTAGCAGGTAATCCTGCACAATCAAGTAACCCATGAAGTGAATCTCTATTCTGCGAAGACATCGGAAGAACCAACTCAGTAGATCAATCTCACGCACATACATCTTCGCTGCTGGCTCTGCAACTGAACTGGAGCAATTCCTTCCTGCTGGCCCGAGCTGCCATCTTTAGTCGTTTATGAGAAGACGGTGCAGTCGGTGAAAGGTATTGCAGCTGATGAGGATGGAGAGAGTAGTAAGGTGTTGCGGGTTGAATTGCCTGAATGGCCATTTTCGAGCTTCCCGTGGCTCCCGAGAGAAAACAcagaggaggagaagatgaCGTCGAAGAAGAATAGAAACTGACAGTTAACCGACAGTTATAGGAAAGGGGATAGGGAGTGTTTGGCTCTCTCGCGCCGTGAGACAGTTAATGTGactaaaagtttaaaattccAATTTGAGCCTCAAAGTTTACATCTTTCCTCAGTTTGCCACCTATGGTTTTGGAAACAATCTCTTACTAATAACATAGTAAAAGATCG
This region includes:
- the LOC116216078 gene encoding uncharacterized hydrolase YNR064C isoform X1; protein product: MAIQAIQPATPYYSLHPHQLQYLSPTAPSSHKRLKMAARASRKELLQFSCRASSEDDYLLDAPVSAGDGFSFTGGKYSDESNPADEWFKQGKMVKAFPILGSKDKAKDPIFGLTMGTGSQTTADVFRWFCVESGSADNPSVLLVHGFPSQAYSYRKVLPVLSKKYHAIAFDWIGFGFSDKPQPGYGFDYTLGEYVSSFESLINGLLLDKVSLVVQGYFAPVVVKYASEHPEKINHLVLLNPPLTAKHANLPSSLSIFSNFLLGEIFSQDPLRASDKALTSAGPYKMKEDDAMIYRRPYLTSGSSGFALNAISRAMKKDLKNYVEEMRRILSDKNWEVPTTVCWGQRDRWLSYDGVDSFVKDSNIQMVELPMAGHHVQEDRGEELGQIIYDIIGKKIRF
- the LOC116216078 gene encoding uncharacterized hydrolase YNR064C isoform X2; its protein translation is MYDYLLDAPVSAGDGFSFTGGKYSDESNPADEWFKQGKMVKAFPILGSKDKAKDPIFGLTMGTGSQTTADVFRWFCVESGSADNPSVLLVHGFPSQAYSYRKVLPVLSKKYHAIAFDWIGFGFSDKPQPGYGFDYTLGEYVSSFESLINGLLLDKVSLVVQGYFAPVVVKYASEHPEKINHLVLLNPPLTAKHANLPSSLSIFSNFLLGEIFSQDPLRASDKALTSAGPYKMKEDDAMIYRRPYLTSGSSGFALNAISRAMKKDLKNYVEEMRRILSDKNWEVPTTVCWGQRDRWLSYDGVDSFVKDSNIQMVELPMAGHHVQEDRGEELGQIIYDIIGKKIRF
- the LOC116216078 gene encoding uncharacterized hydrolase YNR064C isoform X3 translates to MVQARKDGESFSYSRFQGQGQRSDFWTYNGDRFTDHSRCFQAVQKLRLDYLQELPIETCSICIILSNRWFCVESGSADNPSVLLVHGFPSQAYSYRKVLPVLSKKYHAIAFDWIGFGFSDKPQPGYGFDYTLGEYVSSFESLINGLLLDKVSLVVQGYFAPVVVKYASEHPEKINHLVLLNPPLTAKHANLPSSLSIFSNFLLGEIFSQDPLRASDKALTSAGPYKMKEDDAMIYRRPYLTSGSSGFALNAISRAMKKDLKNYVEEMRRILSDKNWEVPTTVCWGQRDRWLSYDGVDSFVKDSNIQMVELPMAGHHVQEDRGEELGQIIYDIIGKKIRF
- the LOC116216078 gene encoding uncharacterized hydrolase YNR064C isoform X4, which encodes MVQARKDGESFSYSRFQGQGQRSDFWTYNGDRFTDHSRCFQELPIETCSICIILSNRWFCVESGSADNPSVLLVHGFPSQAYSYRKVLPVLSKKYHAIAFDWIGFGFSDKPQPGYGFDYTLGEYVSSFESLINGLLLDKVSLVVQGYFAPVVVKYASEHPEKINHLVLLNPPLTAKHANLPSSLSIFSNFLLGEIFSQDPLRASDKALTSAGPYKMKEDDAMIYRRPYLTSGSSGFALNAISRAMKKDLKNYVEEMRRILSDKNWEVPTTVCWGQRDRWLSYDGVDSFVKDSNIQMVELPMAGHHVQEDRGEELGQIIYDIIGKKIRF